The DNA segment CTAAGACAATTATACAGAAGCCCCTTCCAGTTAAAACTAAGAACTTAAACACCAATTCTCTGAAAAGCAAGTCAAGTTTTAGCCCTACTAAACTCATCAATTCTAAACGTAAAAGTGAGGAAAGGGAAAAGAAGCTTCGCGTCAAAATCTCAAAGGAGAAAATCGCTCAAATAAAGAAACATGGCAAAGATAAACAAGAATCATCTGAGCACTGTGACCGTAAAAATACTATTAGCCCAGACATATTTGCTGAACCAGACGATTATGATACTGCTGAGATTACAGAGAACCAAACTGATGATGATAATCAACTACTGAACACAAACTATGGGTCAGCTGATTTTCCATCAGCTGAAGATGCTCTTAAAGAGATCAACTTTTCACCAATATCGTCACCCGATAGCTCTCCAATTGGCGTCGAACAAGTTTCCTCAACATCCCCAGATGGGACTTCATCACATTTGTTGGCAGATTCCCAAGATGAGGAGTCGCCATGGGACTCTATGTCGTTCAATTCGACGAAAAAAAATAGTGTAAGGGCCAGCGTTACAGGTCGCAAATGCAACATTCCTTTTGACAACAGCATTCCAGCACTGCCAAAGCGATCGAATGCCATGCTAAAACAACTTAGATCAACAGAAATACCTCcgcacaaaaatttaaatgattcTTCTAACACCACCTCTTCAAAGATTAGCTCAAGAAGAAAAACGATCTCTTCTCAGAATGGCGACTCGAAACATGATGTCATAAGCAGATCAGCCAGCTTTCCTTCTGGTAACTCAAAATCTTTAAGTACTTCGAGTCTTCCTATCAAGAAAACTGCTCGAAAGTCGACAAGGCCGGAAAAGACCCCGTTATTTGAGCAATTTTCACCTTCGGCTGAGGCAAATGTTTTCCTTTACAGTGAAGAAGATGCCGCTAACGACGCAATTTTCAACACTTTCAAGTCTGCCGACATTCTTCTGCAGAACGATGAACCTACGCAATCCATTCATCGCTTCTCACCACCGCCAGCCTTCATGCAATCCACTGCCAAAAAGCGTTTAAATGGTGGTCGTTTTGACAACTTCGATGAAGAATTCATGGCCACTGAAGAATACAGTGAAATTTTTTCCTACCAACCTTCTCTCAACCAACAGCGTGTCACACACAAGAACACACCTCAGAGTGCCCGCAAAAGTACAAGGAAATTAACCAGCCGCAAATCAACAAGGTAATGttagtttttgtaatttcatcAAATCCAGTCAGGGTTTGATGTACGGCCAAGATCTATCggttttttctttaaaatttataaacttttgGAAAAAGTATACAATCACATTGTTATCACCCGCAAACTCTGAATTATTACACTCTTTGAACCAAAGTTACGAAACCGTTAGCGTTTGTGTTTTGAATGAGTTCCAAGTTTAAGCACGTTGAAATTTTTCTGCATATTTCCACtgttgtttgtaattttgtttgtgtcCTAATGCATTCAATCTTGTACTCGGCCAATCTCTTTGAAAAGTTCCTCGGTTAAGCGCACGCTCATTCTGATTTGATGCGGCAAGTTTTAACCAGATTTGACAGGTGCGTCTAACTACTTATTGAACAAAGCTGGAATTTCTCTATGGCGCGTTTCGGAGTTTCTATGCCTAGAACTAGTTATTTGACAAGTAGTTATGATTTTGTTTGTATGTATATCGTTTCCGAAAACTGCCAACTTCTTCCCGTGTTTAATTTGTCAAACGTCAATAATTCCGCTTACAGCTGCTACTTAGACTCGCTGTGTGTGTGCTAGCTTCCGCACAGGCGTATCCGTTTCTTTACTATCCCCAACCCTTTTGATCTTTTCTAGCCTCGATGTGTTTGTAACGATTTTACAGTGTATTGCTTGGGGACGTGCTAACGAaatttaaggtgcaattttaaaaagttttcgcTGTACAGTAATATTTTCATGCATTCTATCTACAGTTTTGTCACTCATACATACCGTGTAGTATACGTTACATGAAATAACACTTAATAGCATGTTCTGTATACACAGCTTTACTACTACTTTTGTGATGTTGTTGAATGTTGTCACCGaaagtgtttttgtttcagcCTGTGATACTGCCGAAGTTACATAAcgattttttcattaaaacttttctgttctTGCCAAACCCTGTTCGTGTTGACATGCGTCAGACTTTGTAGGGTCGCTTCACTTGTTTCAAAAAGctcgttgttttgttttaactaACCGACACCTATTGTGGTTGTGGTCGGTGCAACGTTCGTAGAGCATCCCTTGCGTATTTTTAAACGTTAAGAAGCTGACTTAACTACATAACACTCTCCCCCGTTGATAGCAATGAGGCATCGCTCTAAGCAAGTGTCGAGATGAGATTTTCGAACGTTCCTTGAAATGTATTGACTGTTCCACTTCCAATAAGTTGACGAagcaagtaaaacattttaattgcacTATCAACTAGTTTCCAACTTGTTTCAGTTCTTTATCAGATATTTTTCagttcaatttttaaaaaaacttacgaACTGCATTGCATCAAGTCGAgtagaacaaaaataaactatcaTTGTTCCGAGCTTCTTGTGAAAATTGTCATGTCGCGATAATGAAAATCGGAAACTCGAAGGTGGATGCGCAGTGGGAGAAGTATATTTTACatggtgtaccgacacttaatcacgcgacatttaatcacgcgacacttaatcaccgacacataatcactaggacacttaatcacgcgacacataatcactaggacatttaatcacgcgacacacaatcactaggacatttaatcacgcgatttggatacttaatcacgcgacatttaatcacgcgacacataatcacttggatgcgacAGCACTTGGACAGCGCCTTTGTCTAtagcaggggtcggcaaccttttgctagtgacgggccaaatgtcgagtgtacaactctttggcgggccggaactttcattaatactataattcacactcacttcagtatattacgctacattgctgcaatctcaatc comes from the Clavelina lepadiformis chromosome 5, kaClaLepa1.1, whole genome shotgun sequence genome and includes:
- the LOC143461272 gene encoding uncharacterized protein LOC143461272, with protein sequence MEGSSSVDSLQSDYIQAMQDMAKEPSTVKELLCKLCPKEFVGPNRLMEAIIHLKDEHKEIFQKNPCEPSNLNENELQNGECSSSTVTSTNSPSQEITSMMSIATQTSNTNLGNSLQQDGTSSSTIYPIPGQMNLYFKLTDMLEKPYKCKLCGEHRQNLKTCAVHLMKVHEIPLKQACAENDEGVCKVDSERNTTTARRIRKRTARKSVQERSIEATKTIIQKPLPVKTKNLNTNSLKSKSSFSPTKLINSKRKSEEREKKLRVKISKEKIAQIKKHGKDKQESSEHCDRKNTISPDIFAEPDDYDTAEITENQTDDDNQLLNTNYGSADFPSAEDALKEINFSPISSPDSSPIGVEQVSSTSPDGTSSHLLADSQDEESPWDSMSFNSTKKNSVRASVTGRKCNIPFDNSIPALPKRSNAMLKQLRSTEIPPHKNLNDSSNTTSSKISSRRKTISSQNGDSKHDVISRSASFPSGNSKSLSTSSLPIKKTARKSTRPEKTPLFEQFSPSAEANVFLYSEEDAANDAIFNTFKSADILLQNDEPTQSIHRFSPPPAFMQSTAKKRLNGGRFDNFDEEFMATEEYSEIFSYQPSLNQQRVTHKNTPQSARKSTRKLTSRKSTRERMSEKREENSVIQARVHLSVGMAMWIAFKVGLKPKAISLSFRTPRQLSLTPFRRLSL